A region from the Triticum aestivum cultivar Chinese Spring chromosome 3D, IWGSC CS RefSeq v2.1, whole genome shotgun sequence genome encodes:
- the LOC123074366 gene encoding B3 domain-containing protein Os01g0234100 isoform X6 translates to MAIDQSLKKKRGRPAGGGSPSVNNSERDKMVMEKKMALVHRRLALLDSESDKETDVVPTATMIVRPRRADSEQKRLFDVSQTHNAQDTDTAKKKRGRLVNAKSDMEQKLNMSTPGLALVESGGSNSSKSDVDDDLVPMVAAVNCQKTCTSVQGNFGSAMERAEELLVELPAEHPSFVKHMLHSHVVHGFWLGLPSDFCNKHLPKKDTAVVLEDEDGHNYDAKYLGAKQGLSAGWRGFAINHDIKVGDVVVFQLVSSAKFQVYILRANNFTTTDGALGLLCLEAGKEKIPKEESSNDVKSEAGKEKIPKEESSIDVKSEEKPKVAQSDSSNLASESITDGIKFSDTAIDFDDVKDFSSFSIIVDGLAIDCEFPDQQRETYYELCCAQKSFLHKDLLKGLNITLVVGAIMETIDIAEGIRACKARVPSRKDFVVWKKNLQALKLLGMNVDFLLKRVDGLLSLPARPRAPAEVKLERARTVAKIKEVESRISSVKDTLEEIDVEMEEMESSAKIVDEMMQLLATAPW, encoded by the exons ATGGCGATCGATCAGTCCCTCAAG AAGAAGAGAGGGAGACCAGCAGGAGGAGGTTCCCCGTCTGTCAACAATAGCGAGCGAGATAAGATGGTCATGGAGAAGAAGATGGCACTGGTGCACCGAAGGCTGGCCTTGCTCGACAGCGAGAGCGACAAGGAAACTGATGTTGTGCCAACGGCCACAATG ATTGTGCGGCCACGGAGGGCGGACAGTGAGCAAAAAAGGCTGTTTGATGTTTCTCAAACACACAATGCCCAGGATACTGACACTGCTAAA AAGAAGAGAGGGAGGCTTGTCAACGCCAAGAGTGACATGGAGCAGAAGTTGAATATGTCAACGCCGGGGCTTGCCTTGGTTGAGAGCGGCGGCAGTAACAGCAGCAAGAGTGACGTAGATGATGATCTTGTGCCGATG GTAGCTGCTGTTAATTGCCAAAAGACATGTACAAG TGTTCAGGGTAACTTTGGGTCTGCTATGGAGAGAGCTGAGGAGTTACTTGTGGAGTTACCAGCCGAACATCCTAGCTTTGTCAAGCATATGCTACATTCACATGTTGTTCATGGTTTTTGGCTG GGTCTACCGTCTGACTTCTGCAACAAGCATCTCCCAAAGAAGGACACTGCTGTTGTGCTAGAAGATGAGGATGGGCACAACTATGATGCAAAATATCTAGGTGCCAAGCAAGGACTTAGTGCTGGTTGGAGAGGTTTTGCGATTAATCATGATATCAAGGTTGGAGATGTTGTAGTCTTTCAACTTGTTAGTTCAGCAAAGTTTCAG GTCTACATATTAAGAGCGAACAACTTCACTACAACTGATGGAGCACTTGGTCTCCTGTGTCTGGAAGCTGGCAAGGAGAAGATACCGA AAGAAGAAAGTTCCAATGATGTCAAATCTGAAGCTGGCAAGGAGAAGATACCGA AAGAAGAAAGTTCCATTGATGTCAAATCTGAGGAGAAACCAAAGGTTGCTCAGAGCGATAGCAGCAACCTAGCCAGTGAGTCAATAACAGATGGCATCAAATTTTCAGACACAGCCATCGATTTCGACGACGTGAAAGATTTCAGCAGCTTCAGCATCATCGTAGACGGCCTGGCCATCGACTGCGAGTTTCCTGACCAACAACGCGAGACGTACTACGAGCTGTGCTGTGCCCAGAAGTCGTTCCTTCACAAGGACCTGCTCAAAGGGCTAAACATCACACTCGTGGTGGGGGCGATCATGGAGACTATCGACATCGCAGAGGGCATCAGGGCCTGCAAGGCGCGCGTTCCTTCCCGCAAGGACTTTGTGGTCTGGAAGAAGAACTTGCAGGCCTTGAAGCTCCTGGGCATGAATGTGGACTTCCTGCTCAAACGCGTCGATGGTCTCCTCAGCCTCCCTGCTCGACCCAGAGCCCCTGCTGAGGTAAAACTGGAGCGGGCACGCACCGTTGCGAAAATCAAGGAGGTCGAGTCCAGGATTTCGAGTGTGAAGGACACTCTGGAGGAGATTGACGTGGAGATGGAGGAGATGGAGTCCAGCGCGAAGATAGTGGATGAGATGATGCAGCTGTTAGCGACCGCGCCATGGTAG
- the LOC123074366 gene encoding B3 domain-containing protein Os01g0234100 isoform X7: MAIDQSLKKKRGRPAGGGSPSVNNSERDKMVMEKKMALVHRRLALLDSESDKETDVVPTATMIVRPRRADSEQKRLFDVSQTHNAQDTDTAKKKRGRLVNAKSDMEQKLNMSTPGLALVESGGSNSSKSDVDDDLVPMVAAVNCQKTCTSVQGNFGSAMERAEELLVELPAEHPSFVKHMLHSHVVHGFWLGLPSDFCNKHLPKKDTAVVLEDEDGHNYDAKYLGAKQGLSAGWRGFAINHDIKVGDVVVFQLVSSAKFQVYILRANNFTTTDGALGLLCLEAGKEKIPKSSIDVKSEAGKEKIPKEESSIDVKSEEKPKVAQSDSSNLASESITDGIKFSDTAIDFDDVKDFSSFSIIVDGLAIDCEFPDQQRETYYELCCAQKSFLHKDLLKGLNITLVVGAIMETIDIAEGIRACKARVPSRKDFVVWKKNLQALKLLGMNVDFLLKRVDGLLSLPARPRAPAEVKLERARTVAKIKEVESRISSVKDTLEEIDVEMEEMESSAKIVDEMMQLLATAPW, from the exons ATGGCGATCGATCAGTCCCTCAAG AAGAAGAGAGGGAGACCAGCAGGAGGAGGTTCCCCGTCTGTCAACAATAGCGAGCGAGATAAGATGGTCATGGAGAAGAAGATGGCACTGGTGCACCGAAGGCTGGCCTTGCTCGACAGCGAGAGCGACAAGGAAACTGATGTTGTGCCAACGGCCACAATG ATTGTGCGGCCACGGAGGGCGGACAGTGAGCAAAAAAGGCTGTTTGATGTTTCTCAAACACACAATGCCCAGGATACTGACACTGCTAAA AAGAAGAGAGGGAGGCTTGTCAACGCCAAGAGTGACATGGAGCAGAAGTTGAATATGTCAACGCCGGGGCTTGCCTTGGTTGAGAGCGGCGGCAGTAACAGCAGCAAGAGTGACGTAGATGATGATCTTGTGCCGATG GTAGCTGCTGTTAATTGCCAAAAGACATGTACAAG TGTTCAGGGTAACTTTGGGTCTGCTATGGAGAGAGCTGAGGAGTTACTTGTGGAGTTACCAGCCGAACATCCTAGCTTTGTCAAGCATATGCTACATTCACATGTTGTTCATGGTTTTTGGCTG GGTCTACCGTCTGACTTCTGCAACAAGCATCTCCCAAAGAAGGACACTGCTGTTGTGCTAGAAGATGAGGATGGGCACAACTATGATGCAAAATATCTAGGTGCCAAGCAAGGACTTAGTGCTGGTTGGAGAGGTTTTGCGATTAATCATGATATCAAGGTTGGAGATGTTGTAGTCTTTCAACTTGTTAGTTCAGCAAAGTTTCAG GTCTACATATTAAGAGCGAACAACTTCACTACAACTGATGGAGCACTTGGTCTCCTGTGTCTGGAAGCTGGCAAGGAGAAGATACCGA AAAGTTCCATTGATGTCAAATCTGAAGCTGGCAAGGAGAAGATACCGA AAGAAGAAAGTTCCATTGATGTCAAATCTGAGGAGAAACCAAAGGTTGCTCAGAGCGATAGCAGCAACCTAGCCAGTGAGTCAATAACAGATGGCATCAAATTTTCAGACACAGCCATCGATTTCGACGACGTGAAAGATTTCAGCAGCTTCAGCATCATCGTAGACGGCCTGGCCATCGACTGCGAGTTTCCTGACCAACAACGCGAGACGTACTACGAGCTGTGCTGTGCCCAGAAGTCGTTCCTTCACAAGGACCTGCTCAAAGGGCTAAACATCACACTCGTGGTGGGGGCGATCATGGAGACTATCGACATCGCAGAGGGCATCAGGGCCTGCAAGGCGCGCGTTCCTTCCCGCAAGGACTTTGTGGTCTGGAAGAAGAACTTGCAGGCCTTGAAGCTCCTGGGCATGAATGTGGACTTCCTGCTCAAACGCGTCGATGGTCTCCTCAGCCTCCCTGCTCGACCCAGAGCCCCTGCTGAGGTAAAACTGGAGCGGGCACGCACCGTTGCGAAAATCAAGGAGGTCGAGTCCAGGATTTCGAGTGTGAAGGACACTCTGGAGGAGATTGACGTGGAGATGGAGGAGATGGAGTCCAGCGCGAAGATAGTGGATGAGATGATGCAGCTGTTAGCGACCGCGCCATGGTAG
- the LOC123074366 gene encoding B3 domain-containing protein Os01g0234100 isoform X8 — protein sequence MAIDQSLKKKRGRPAGGGSPSVNNSERDKMVMEKKMALVHRRLALLDSESDKETDVVPTATMIVRPRRADSEQKRLFDVSQTHNAQDTDTAKKKRGRLVNAKSDMEQKLNMSTPGLALVESGGSNSSKSDVDDDLVPMVAAVNCQKTCTSVQGNFGSAMERAEELLVELPAEHPSFVKHMLHSHVVHGFWLGLPSDFCNKHLPKKDTAVVLEDEDGHNYDAKYLGAKQGLSAGWRGFAINHDIKVGDVVVFQLVSSAKFQVYILRANNFTTTDGALGLLCLEAGKEKIPKEESSIDVKSEEKPKVAQSDSSNLASESITDGIKFSDTAIDFDDVKDFSSFSIIVDGLAIDCEFPDQQRETYYELCCAQKSFLHKDLLKGLNITLVVGAIMETIDIAEGIRACKARVPSRKDFVVWKKNLQALKLLGMNVDFLLKRVDGLLSLPARPRAPAEVKLERARTVAKIKEVESRISSVKDTLEEIDVEMEEMESSAKIVDEMMQLLATAPW from the exons ATGGCGATCGATCAGTCCCTCAAG AAGAAGAGAGGGAGACCAGCAGGAGGAGGTTCCCCGTCTGTCAACAATAGCGAGCGAGATAAGATGGTCATGGAGAAGAAGATGGCACTGGTGCACCGAAGGCTGGCCTTGCTCGACAGCGAGAGCGACAAGGAAACTGATGTTGTGCCAACGGCCACAATG ATTGTGCGGCCACGGAGGGCGGACAGTGAGCAAAAAAGGCTGTTTGATGTTTCTCAAACACACAATGCCCAGGATACTGACACTGCTAAA AAGAAGAGAGGGAGGCTTGTCAACGCCAAGAGTGACATGGAGCAGAAGTTGAATATGTCAACGCCGGGGCTTGCCTTGGTTGAGAGCGGCGGCAGTAACAGCAGCAAGAGTGACGTAGATGATGATCTTGTGCCGATG GTAGCTGCTGTTAATTGCCAAAAGACATGTACAAG TGTTCAGGGTAACTTTGGGTCTGCTATGGAGAGAGCTGAGGAGTTACTTGTGGAGTTACCAGCCGAACATCCTAGCTTTGTCAAGCATATGCTACATTCACATGTTGTTCATGGTTTTTGGCTG GGTCTACCGTCTGACTTCTGCAACAAGCATCTCCCAAAGAAGGACACTGCTGTTGTGCTAGAAGATGAGGATGGGCACAACTATGATGCAAAATATCTAGGTGCCAAGCAAGGACTTAGTGCTGGTTGGAGAGGTTTTGCGATTAATCATGATATCAAGGTTGGAGATGTTGTAGTCTTTCAACTTGTTAGTTCAGCAAAGTTTCAG GTCTACATATTAAGAGCGAACAACTTCACTACAACTGATGGAGCACTTGGTCTCCTGTGTCTGGAAGCTGGCAAGGAGAAGATACCGA AAGAAGAAAGTTCCATTGATGTCAAATCTGAGGAGAAACCAAAGGTTGCTCAGAGCGATAGCAGCAACCTAGCCAGTGAGTCAATAACAGATGGCATCAAATTTTCAGACACAGCCATCGATTTCGACGACGTGAAAGATTTCAGCAGCTTCAGCATCATCGTAGACGGCCTGGCCATCGACTGCGAGTTTCCTGACCAACAACGCGAGACGTACTACGAGCTGTGCTGTGCCCAGAAGTCGTTCCTTCACAAGGACCTGCTCAAAGGGCTAAACATCACACTCGTGGTGGGGGCGATCATGGAGACTATCGACATCGCAGAGGGCATCAGGGCCTGCAAGGCGCGCGTTCCTTCCCGCAAGGACTTTGTGGTCTGGAAGAAGAACTTGCAGGCCTTGAAGCTCCTGGGCATGAATGTGGACTTCCTGCTCAAACGCGTCGATGGTCTCCTCAGCCTCCCTGCTCGACCCAGAGCCCCTGCTGAGGTAAAACTGGAGCGGGCACGCACCGTTGCGAAAATCAAGGAGGTCGAGTCCAGGATTTCGAGTGTGAAGGACACTCTGGAGGAGATTGACGTGGAGATGGAGGAGATGGAGTCCAGCGCGAAGATAGTGGATGAGATGATGCAGCTGTTAGCGACCGCGCCATGGTAG
- the LOC123074366 gene encoding B3 domain-containing protein Os01g0234100 isoform X3, producing the protein MAIDQSLKKKRGRPAGGGSPSVNNSERDKMVMEKKMALVHRRLALLDSESDKETDVVPTATMIVRPRRADSEQKRLFDVSQTHNAQDTDTAKKKRGRLVNAKSDMEQKLNMSTPGLALVESGGSNSSKSDVDDDLVPMVAAVNCQKTCTSVQGNFGSAMERAEELLVELPAEHPSFVKHMLHSHVVHGFWLGLPSDFCNKHLPKKDTAVVLEDEDGHNYDAKYLGAKQGLSAGWRGFAINHDIKVGDVVVFQLVSSAKFQVYILRANNFTTTDGALGLLCLEAGKEKIPKEESSNDVKSEAGKEKIPKEESSNDVKSEAGKEKIPKEESSIDVKSEEKPKVAQSDSSNLASESITDGIKFSDTAIDFDDVKDFSSFSIIVDGLAIDCEFPDQQRETYYELCCAQKSFLHKDLLKGLNITLVVGAIMETIDIAEGIRACKARVPSRKDFVVWKKNLQALKLLGMNVDFLLKRVDGLLSLPARPRAPAEVKLERARTVAKIKEVESRISSVKDTLEEIDVEMEEMESSAKIVDEMMQLLATAPW; encoded by the exons ATGGCGATCGATCAGTCCCTCAAG AAGAAGAGAGGGAGACCAGCAGGAGGAGGTTCCCCGTCTGTCAACAATAGCGAGCGAGATAAGATGGTCATGGAGAAGAAGATGGCACTGGTGCACCGAAGGCTGGCCTTGCTCGACAGCGAGAGCGACAAGGAAACTGATGTTGTGCCAACGGCCACAATG ATTGTGCGGCCACGGAGGGCGGACAGTGAGCAAAAAAGGCTGTTTGATGTTTCTCAAACACACAATGCCCAGGATACTGACACTGCTAAA AAGAAGAGAGGGAGGCTTGTCAACGCCAAGAGTGACATGGAGCAGAAGTTGAATATGTCAACGCCGGGGCTTGCCTTGGTTGAGAGCGGCGGCAGTAACAGCAGCAAGAGTGACGTAGATGATGATCTTGTGCCGATG GTAGCTGCTGTTAATTGCCAAAAGACATGTACAAG TGTTCAGGGTAACTTTGGGTCTGCTATGGAGAGAGCTGAGGAGTTACTTGTGGAGTTACCAGCCGAACATCCTAGCTTTGTCAAGCATATGCTACATTCACATGTTGTTCATGGTTTTTGGCTG GGTCTACCGTCTGACTTCTGCAACAAGCATCTCCCAAAGAAGGACACTGCTGTTGTGCTAGAAGATGAGGATGGGCACAACTATGATGCAAAATATCTAGGTGCCAAGCAAGGACTTAGTGCTGGTTGGAGAGGTTTTGCGATTAATCATGATATCAAGGTTGGAGATGTTGTAGTCTTTCAACTTGTTAGTTCAGCAAAGTTTCAG GTCTACATATTAAGAGCGAACAACTTCACTACAACTGATGGAGCACTTGGTCTCCTGTGTCTGGAAGCTGGCAAGGAGAAGATACCGA AAGAAGAAAGTTCCAATGATGTCAAATCTGAAGCTGGCAAGGAGAAGATACCGA AAGAAGAAAGTTCCAATGATGTCAAATCTGAAGCTGGCAAGGAGAAGATACCGA AAGAAGAAAGTTCCATTGATGTCAAATCTGAGGAGAAACCAAAGGTTGCTCAGAGCGATAGCAGCAACCTAGCCAGTGAGTCAATAACAGATGGCATCAAATTTTCAGACACAGCCATCGATTTCGACGACGTGAAAGATTTCAGCAGCTTCAGCATCATCGTAGACGGCCTGGCCATCGACTGCGAGTTTCCTGACCAACAACGCGAGACGTACTACGAGCTGTGCTGTGCCCAGAAGTCGTTCCTTCACAAGGACCTGCTCAAAGGGCTAAACATCACACTCGTGGTGGGGGCGATCATGGAGACTATCGACATCGCAGAGGGCATCAGGGCCTGCAAGGCGCGCGTTCCTTCCCGCAAGGACTTTGTGGTCTGGAAGAAGAACTTGCAGGCCTTGAAGCTCCTGGGCATGAATGTGGACTTCCTGCTCAAACGCGTCGATGGTCTCCTCAGCCTCCCTGCTCGACCCAGAGCCCCTGCTGAGGTAAAACTGGAGCGGGCACGCACCGTTGCGAAAATCAAGGAGGTCGAGTCCAGGATTTCGAGTGTGAAGGACACTCTGGAGGAGATTGACGTGGAGATGGAGGAGATGGAGTCCAGCGCGAAGATAGTGGATGAGATGATGCAGCTGTTAGCGACCGCGCCATGGTAG
- the LOC123074366 gene encoding B3 domain-containing protein Os01g0234100 isoform X2, translated as MAIDQSLKKKRGRPAGGGSPSVNNSERDKMVMEKKMALVHRRLALLDSESDKETDVVPTATMIVRPRRADSEQKRLFDVSQTHNAQDTDTAKKKRGRLVNAKSDMEQKLNMSTPGLALVESGGSNSSKSDVDDDLVPMVAAVNCQKTCTSVQGNFGSAMERAEELLVELPAEHPSFVKHMLHSHVVHGFWLGLPSDFCNKHLPKKDTAVVLEDEDGHNYDAKYLGAKQGLSAGWRGFAINHDIKVGDVVVFQLVSSAKFQVYILRANNFTTTDGALGLLCLEAGKEKIPKEESSNDVKSEAGKEKIPKEESSNDVKSEAGKEKIPKSSIDVKSEAGKEKIPKEESSIDVKSEEKPKVAQSDSSNLASESITDGIKFSDTAIDFDDVKDFSSFSIIVDGLAIDCEFPDQQRETYYELCCAQKSFLHKDLLKGLNITLVVGAIMETIDIAEGIRACKARVPSRKDFVVWKKNLQALKLLGMNVDFLLKRVDGLLSLPARPRAPAEVKLERARTVAKIKEVESRISSVKDTLEEIDVEMEEMESSAKIVDEMMQLLATAPW; from the exons ATGGCGATCGATCAGTCCCTCAAG AAGAAGAGAGGGAGACCAGCAGGAGGAGGTTCCCCGTCTGTCAACAATAGCGAGCGAGATAAGATGGTCATGGAGAAGAAGATGGCACTGGTGCACCGAAGGCTGGCCTTGCTCGACAGCGAGAGCGACAAGGAAACTGATGTTGTGCCAACGGCCACAATG ATTGTGCGGCCACGGAGGGCGGACAGTGAGCAAAAAAGGCTGTTTGATGTTTCTCAAACACACAATGCCCAGGATACTGACACTGCTAAA AAGAAGAGAGGGAGGCTTGTCAACGCCAAGAGTGACATGGAGCAGAAGTTGAATATGTCAACGCCGGGGCTTGCCTTGGTTGAGAGCGGCGGCAGTAACAGCAGCAAGAGTGACGTAGATGATGATCTTGTGCCGATG GTAGCTGCTGTTAATTGCCAAAAGACATGTACAAG TGTTCAGGGTAACTTTGGGTCTGCTATGGAGAGAGCTGAGGAGTTACTTGTGGAGTTACCAGCCGAACATCCTAGCTTTGTCAAGCATATGCTACATTCACATGTTGTTCATGGTTTTTGGCTG GGTCTACCGTCTGACTTCTGCAACAAGCATCTCCCAAAGAAGGACACTGCTGTTGTGCTAGAAGATGAGGATGGGCACAACTATGATGCAAAATATCTAGGTGCCAAGCAAGGACTTAGTGCTGGTTGGAGAGGTTTTGCGATTAATCATGATATCAAGGTTGGAGATGTTGTAGTCTTTCAACTTGTTAGTTCAGCAAAGTTTCAG GTCTACATATTAAGAGCGAACAACTTCACTACAACTGATGGAGCACTTGGTCTCCTGTGTCTGGAAGCTGGCAAGGAGAAGATACCGA AAGAAGAAAGTTCCAATGATGTCAAATCTGAAGCTGGCAAGGAGAAGATACCGA AAGAAGAAAGTTCCAATGATGTCAAATCTGAAGCTGGCAAGGAGAAGATACCGA AAAGTTCCATTGATGTCAAATCTGAAGCTGGCAAGGAGAAGATACCGA AAGAAGAAAGTTCCATTGATGTCAAATCTGAGGAGAAACCAAAGGTTGCTCAGAGCGATAGCAGCAACCTAGCCAGTGAGTCAATAACAGATGGCATCAAATTTTCAGACACAGCCATCGATTTCGACGACGTGAAAGATTTCAGCAGCTTCAGCATCATCGTAGACGGCCTGGCCATCGACTGCGAGTTTCCTGACCAACAACGCGAGACGTACTACGAGCTGTGCTGTGCCCAGAAGTCGTTCCTTCACAAGGACCTGCTCAAAGGGCTAAACATCACACTCGTGGTGGGGGCGATCATGGAGACTATCGACATCGCAGAGGGCATCAGGGCCTGCAAGGCGCGCGTTCCTTCCCGCAAGGACTTTGTGGTCTGGAAGAAGAACTTGCAGGCCTTGAAGCTCCTGGGCATGAATGTGGACTTCCTGCTCAAACGCGTCGATGGTCTCCTCAGCCTCCCTGCTCGACCCAGAGCCCCTGCTGAGGTAAAACTGGAGCGGGCACGCACCGTTGCGAAAATCAAGGAGGTCGAGTCCAGGATTTCGAGTGTGAAGGACACTCTGGAGGAGATTGACGTGGAGATGGAGGAGATGGAGTCCAGCGCGAAGATAGTGGATGAGATGATGCAGCTGTTAGCGACCGCGCCATGGTAG
- the LOC123074366 gene encoding B3 domain-containing protein Os01g0234100 isoform X1, with product MAIDQSLKKKRGRPAGGGSPSVNNSERDKMVMEKKMALVHRRLALLDSESDKETDVVPTATMIVRPRRADSEQKRLFDVSQTHNAQDTDTAKKKRGRLVNAKSDMEQKLNMSTPGLALVESGGSNSSKSDVDDDLVPMVAAVNCQKTCTSVQGNFGSAMERAEELLVELPAEHPSFVKHMLHSHVVHGFWLGLPSDFCNKHLPKKDTAVVLEDEDGHNYDAKYLGAKQGLSAGWRGFAINHDIKVGDVVVFQLVSSAKFQVYILRANNFTTTDGALGLLCLEAGKEKIPKEESSNDVKSEAGKEKIPKEESSNDVKSEAGKEKIPKESSIDVKSEAGKEKIPKEESSIDVKSEEKPKVAQSDSSNLASESITDGIKFSDTAIDFDDVKDFSSFSIIVDGLAIDCEFPDQQRETYYELCCAQKSFLHKDLLKGLNITLVVGAIMETIDIAEGIRACKARVPSRKDFVVWKKNLQALKLLGMNVDFLLKRVDGLLSLPARPRAPAEVKLERARTVAKIKEVESRISSVKDTLEEIDVEMEEMESSAKIVDEMMQLLATAPW from the exons ATGGCGATCGATCAGTCCCTCAAG AAGAAGAGAGGGAGACCAGCAGGAGGAGGTTCCCCGTCTGTCAACAATAGCGAGCGAGATAAGATGGTCATGGAGAAGAAGATGGCACTGGTGCACCGAAGGCTGGCCTTGCTCGACAGCGAGAGCGACAAGGAAACTGATGTTGTGCCAACGGCCACAATG ATTGTGCGGCCACGGAGGGCGGACAGTGAGCAAAAAAGGCTGTTTGATGTTTCTCAAACACACAATGCCCAGGATACTGACACTGCTAAA AAGAAGAGAGGGAGGCTTGTCAACGCCAAGAGTGACATGGAGCAGAAGTTGAATATGTCAACGCCGGGGCTTGCCTTGGTTGAGAGCGGCGGCAGTAACAGCAGCAAGAGTGACGTAGATGATGATCTTGTGCCGATG GTAGCTGCTGTTAATTGCCAAAAGACATGTACAAG TGTTCAGGGTAACTTTGGGTCTGCTATGGAGAGAGCTGAGGAGTTACTTGTGGAGTTACCAGCCGAACATCCTAGCTTTGTCAAGCATATGCTACATTCACATGTTGTTCATGGTTTTTGGCTG GGTCTACCGTCTGACTTCTGCAACAAGCATCTCCCAAAGAAGGACACTGCTGTTGTGCTAGAAGATGAGGATGGGCACAACTATGATGCAAAATATCTAGGTGCCAAGCAAGGACTTAGTGCTGGTTGGAGAGGTTTTGCGATTAATCATGATATCAAGGTTGGAGATGTTGTAGTCTTTCAACTTGTTAGTTCAGCAAAGTTTCAG GTCTACATATTAAGAGCGAACAACTTCACTACAACTGATGGAGCACTTGGTCTCCTGTGTCTGGAAGCTGGCAAGGAGAAGATACCGA AAGAAGAAAGTTCCAATGATGTCAAATCTGAAGCTGGCAAGGAGAAGATACCGA AAGAAGAAAGTTCCAATGATGTCAAATCTGAAGCTGGCAAGGAGAAGATACCGA AAGAAAGTTCCATTGATGTCAAATCTGAAGCTGGCAAGGAGAAGATACCGA AAGAAGAAAGTTCCATTGATGTCAAATCTGAGGAGAAACCAAAGGTTGCTCAGAGCGATAGCAGCAACCTAGCCAGTGAGTCAATAACAGATGGCATCAAATTTTCAGACACAGCCATCGATTTCGACGACGTGAAAGATTTCAGCAGCTTCAGCATCATCGTAGACGGCCTGGCCATCGACTGCGAGTTTCCTGACCAACAACGCGAGACGTACTACGAGCTGTGCTGTGCCCAGAAGTCGTTCCTTCACAAGGACCTGCTCAAAGGGCTAAACATCACACTCGTGGTGGGGGCGATCATGGAGACTATCGACATCGCAGAGGGCATCAGGGCCTGCAAGGCGCGCGTTCCTTCCCGCAAGGACTTTGTGGTCTGGAAGAAGAACTTGCAGGCCTTGAAGCTCCTGGGCATGAATGTGGACTTCCTGCTCAAACGCGTCGATGGTCTCCTCAGCCTCCCTGCTCGACCCAGAGCCCCTGCTGAGGTAAAACTGGAGCGGGCACGCACCGTTGCGAAAATCAAGGAGGTCGAGTCCAGGATTTCGAGTGTGAAGGACACTCTGGAGGAGATTGACGTGGAGATGGAGGAGATGGAGTCCAGCGCGAAGATAGTGGATGAGATGATGCAGCTGTTAGCGACCGCGCCATGGTAG